The following coding sequences are from one Rathayibacter sp. VKM Ac-2760 window:
- the tsf gene encoding translation elongation factor Ts: MATFSLADVKTLREQLGTGMVDTKNALVEADGDLDKAVEILRLKGAKGNAKRADRSTSEGLVAAAEKDGVATLIELACETDFVAKGTKFIALSEGVLDAIVAAGATSVEEGLAAPAGDKTVADLINDEAAILGEKVELRRVAAVSGEHFAVYLHKTNKDLPPQVGVVLGYSGDDADTARSIAQHISFANPSYLSREDVPQSEVDNERRIVEEISRGEGKPEAALPKIIEGRVNAYFKQVALLDQDYAKDNKLSISKVVADAGLTVSGFARFKVGA, from the coding sequence ATGGCTACTTTCAGCCTCGCTGACGTCAAGACGCTGCGCGAGCAGCTCGGAACCGGCATGGTCGACACCAAGAACGCGCTCGTCGAGGCCGACGGCGACCTGGACAAGGCGGTCGAGATCCTCCGCCTCAAGGGCGCCAAGGGCAACGCGAAGCGCGCCGACCGCTCCACGAGCGAGGGCCTCGTCGCCGCCGCCGAGAAGGACGGCGTCGCCACCCTGATCGAGCTCGCCTGCGAGACCGACTTCGTCGCCAAGGGCACCAAGTTCATCGCCCTGTCCGAGGGTGTGCTCGACGCGATCGTCGCCGCCGGCGCCACCAGCGTCGAGGAGGGCCTCGCCGCCCCCGCCGGTGACAAGACCGTCGCCGACCTCATCAACGACGAGGCCGCGATCCTCGGCGAGAAGGTCGAGCTGCGCCGCGTCGCCGCCGTCTCCGGTGAGCACTTCGCCGTCTACCTGCACAAGACCAACAAGGACCTGCCCCCGCAGGTCGGCGTGGTCCTGGGCTACTCGGGCGACGACGCGGACACCGCCCGCTCGATCGCGCAGCACATCTCGTTCGCCAACCCCTCCTACCTGTCGCGCGAGGACGTGCCGCAGTCGGAGGTCGACAACGAGCGCCGCATCGTCGAGGAGATCTCGCGCGGCGAGGGCAAGCCCGAGGCCGCCCTGCCGAAGATCATCGAGGGTCGCGTCAACGCGTACTTCAAGCAGGTCGCGCTGCTCGACCAGGACTACGCCAAGGACAACAAGCTGTCCATCAGCAAGGTCGTCGCGGACGCCGGTCTGACCGTGTCGGGCTTCGCCCGCTTCAAGGTCGGCGCGTAG
- the rpsB gene encoding 30S ribosomal protein S2, whose protein sequence is MAVVTMRQLLDSGVHFGHQTRRWNPKMKRFILTERSGSYIIDLQQSLAYIDKTYDFVKETVAHGGTILFVGTKKQAQNAISEQATRVGQPYVNQRWLGGLLTNFQTVSKRLARMKELEELDFDDTAKSGFTKKELLIKKRELDKLHKSLGGIRNLSKTPSALWVVDTKKEHLAIDEAKKLGIPVIGILDTNCDPDEVQYPIPGNDDAIRSVSLLTRIVADAAAEGLIQRHQKPEAEGNVSAVEPLAEWEKELLTTSDDSAASTDAASTDAAATDAPASDVQEPAEQAGAETEKVADAELATADEAVADAEAPAAEPATDETPASV, encoded by the coding sequence ATGGCAGTCGTCACCATGCGCCAGCTGCTCGACAGCGGCGTCCACTTCGGGCACCAGACCCGTCGCTGGAACCCGAAGATGAAGCGCTTCATCCTGACCGAGCGCTCGGGCAGCTACATCATCGACCTCCAGCAGTCGCTGGCCTACATCGACAAGACCTACGACTTCGTCAAGGAGACGGTCGCCCACGGCGGCACCATCCTCTTCGTCGGCACGAAGAAGCAGGCGCAGAACGCGATCTCCGAGCAGGCGACCCGCGTCGGCCAGCCCTACGTCAACCAGCGCTGGCTCGGTGGCCTCCTCACCAACTTCCAGACGGTCTCCAAGCGCCTCGCGCGCATGAAGGAGCTCGAGGAGCTGGACTTCGACGACACCGCGAAGAGCGGCTTCACGAAGAAGGAGCTCCTCATCAAGAAGCGGGAGCTCGACAAGCTGCACAAGTCGCTCGGCGGCATCCGGAACCTCTCGAAGACGCCGTCGGCCCTCTGGGTCGTCGACACCAAGAAGGAGCACCTCGCGATCGACGAGGCCAAGAAGCTGGGCATCCCGGTCATCGGCATCCTCGACACGAACTGCGACCCCGACGAGGTCCAGTACCCGATCCCGGGCAACGACGACGCGATCCGCTCGGTGAGCCTGCTCACCCGCATCGTCGCCGACGCCGCGGCCGAGGGCCTCATCCAGCGTCACCAGAAGCCCGAGGCCGAGGGCAACGTCTCCGCCGTCGAGCCGCTCGCCGAGTGGGAGAAGGAGCTGCTCACCACGAGCGACGACTCCGCCGCCTCGACCGATGCCGCGTCGACCGACGCCGCCGCGACCGACGCCCCGGCGTCCGACGTCCAGGAGCCCGCCGAGCAGGCCGGCGCCGAGACCGAGAAGGTCGCCGACGCCGAGCTCGCGACCGCCGACGAGGCCGTCGCCGACGCCGAGGCGCCCGCCGCCGAGCCCGCGACCGACGAGACCCCCGCGTCCGTCTGA
- a CDS encoding sugar porter family MFS transporter encodes MTSGRSDTIPNPSAAKLKRKVIGLAIAAAVGGFLFGFDSSVVNGAVEAVQGEFELSAALIGFAVASALLGCALGAYLAGRLADRWGRIKVMLLGAGLFFISSIGAGAAFAVWDLVLWRVIGGLGIGIASVIAPTYISEIAPKAIRGALASLQQLAITLGIFAALLSDTIIAEGAGGASEPYWFGVAAWRWMFIACAVPAVIYGLLALTLPESPRYLATRGRSDDARKVLATVTPRDEVDEALADIQKKIDEDAENAQRSSLRGPALGLLPVVWVGILLSVFQQFVGINVIFYYSTSLWSAVGFDESNSFAISVFTSIVNVVVTFVAIFLVDKVGRKPLLLVGSAGMAISLGLMALAFSQSTISGEDVSLPGAWGPIALVSANAFVVFFGATWGPLVWVLLGEIFPNRIRAAALGLAASAQWIANFVITVTFPILSQDVSLTLAYGLYAAFAALSFFFVFMFVPETKGRSLEEMDTLHIRTVMKSARK; translated from the coding sequence ATGACCAGCGGACGATCTGACACCATCCCGAACCCCTCGGCGGCGAAGCTGAAGAGGAAGGTGATCGGTCTCGCCATCGCGGCGGCGGTCGGCGGCTTCCTCTTCGGCTTCGACTCGTCGGTGGTCAACGGTGCGGTCGAGGCGGTGCAGGGCGAGTTCGAGCTCTCGGCCGCCCTGATCGGCTTCGCCGTCGCGTCCGCCCTGCTCGGCTGCGCGCTCGGCGCGTACCTCGCGGGCCGCCTCGCCGACCGCTGGGGCCGCATCAAGGTGATGCTGCTCGGCGCCGGCCTCTTCTTCATCTCCTCGATCGGCGCCGGCGCGGCGTTCGCGGTCTGGGACCTGGTGCTCTGGCGGGTGATCGGCGGGCTCGGCATCGGCATCGCCTCGGTGATCGCCCCCACCTACATCTCCGAGATCGCGCCGAAGGCGATCCGCGGGGCCCTCGCCTCGCTCCAGCAGCTCGCGATCACGCTCGGCATCTTCGCCGCCCTGCTCTCGGACACGATCATCGCGGAGGGCGCCGGCGGCGCCTCCGAGCCCTACTGGTTCGGTGTCGCGGCCTGGCGCTGGATGTTCATCGCCTGCGCCGTCCCCGCCGTCATCTACGGTCTGCTCGCCCTCACCCTTCCGGAGTCGCCGCGCTACCTGGCCACTCGCGGCCGCTCGGACGACGCCCGCAAGGTCCTCGCGACGGTCACCCCGCGCGACGAGGTGGACGAGGCGCTGGCCGACATCCAGAAGAAGATCGACGAGGACGCCGAGAACGCCCAGCGCTCGAGCCTGCGCGGCCCGGCGCTCGGTCTGCTGCCGGTCGTCTGGGTCGGCATCCTGCTGTCGGTCTTCCAGCAGTTCGTCGGCATCAACGTGATCTTCTACTACTCGACCTCGCTCTGGAGCGCGGTCGGCTTCGACGAGTCGAACTCCTTCGCGATCTCGGTCTTCACCTCCATCGTCAACGTCGTGGTCACCTTCGTCGCGATCTTCCTGGTGGACAAGGTCGGCCGGAAGCCGCTGCTGCTCGTCGGATCCGCGGGAATGGCGATCTCGCTCGGGCTGATGGCGCTGGCCTTCAGCCAGTCGACGATCAGCGGCGAGGACGTGTCGCTCCCCGGCGCCTGGGGCCCGATCGCACTGGTCTCGGCCAACGCCTTCGTCGTCTTCTTCGGCGCGACCTGGGGCCCGCTGGTCTGGGTGCTGCTCGGCGAGATCTTCCCCAACCGGATCCGCGCCGCGGCGCTCGGCCTCGCAGCCTCCGCGCAGTGGATCGCGAACTTCGTGATCACGGTCACGTTCCCGATCCTGTCGCAGGACGTCTCGCTGACCCTCGCCTACGGCCTCTACGCGGCCTTCGCGGCGCTCTCGTTCTTCTTCGTCTTCATGTTCGTGCCCGAGACCAAGGGGCGCTCGCTGGAGGAGATGGACACGCTGCACATCCGCACCGTGATGAAGTCGGCGCGCAAGTAG
- a CDS encoding tyrosine recombinase XerC, whose translation MADASPDATPPRGEPLAGAVEDFLRYVLDERSLSPATARGYRSDLSTLIDFAAKKQRPWLAQLDLELLRDWLWHESQTGVARATLARRTAAVRSFASWAQRSERLPIDVAARLRTPKGGRPLPRVLTQPQAEHVIDVVAARGSTDDPVALRDLAIIELLYASGIRVSELVAVDVGDLDLGRLTVLVTGKGSKQRVVPFGVPAKEALTDYLEKARPQLLTATGSSALLLGRRGARLTPRTVYGVVSRLLDGGQGSGPSGPHTLRHTAATHLLDGGADLRAVQELLGHASLGTTQIYTHVSTERIREAYRLAHPRA comes from the coding sequence ATGGCTGACGCGTCTCCCGACGCCACACCGCCGCGGGGCGAGCCGCTCGCCGGCGCCGTCGAGGACTTCCTCCGCTACGTCCTCGACGAGCGCTCGCTCTCACCCGCGACGGCCCGCGGCTACCGCTCCGACCTCTCCACGCTGATCGACTTCGCGGCGAAGAAGCAGAGGCCGTGGCTCGCCCAGCTCGACCTCGAGCTCCTCCGCGACTGGCTGTGGCACGAGTCGCAGACCGGGGTCGCCCGCGCGACGCTCGCCCGGCGGACCGCGGCCGTCCGCTCGTTCGCCTCCTGGGCGCAGCGCTCCGAGCGGCTGCCGATCGACGTCGCGGCGCGCCTGCGGACTCCGAAGGGCGGGCGGCCGCTGCCGCGCGTGCTCACGCAGCCGCAGGCGGAGCACGTGATCGACGTGGTCGCCGCACGCGGGTCGACCGACGACCCGGTCGCACTCCGCGATCTGGCGATCATCGAGTTGCTCTACGCGTCCGGCATCCGCGTCTCGGAACTGGTCGCGGTCGACGTCGGTGACCTCGACCTCGGCCGGCTCACCGTCCTCGTCACCGGCAAGGGCAGCAAGCAGCGCGTCGTGCCGTTCGGCGTCCCCGCGAAGGAGGCGCTCACCGACTACCTGGAGAAGGCGCGTCCGCAGCTGCTCACCGCGACCGGCTCGTCGGCCCTGCTCCTGGGCCGGCGAGGCGCCCGCCTCACCCCGCGCACCGTCTACGGCGTCGTGTCCCGGCTCCTCGACGGCGGCCAGGGCTCCGGCCCCTCCGGCCCGCACACCCTCCGCCACACCGCCGCGACCCACCTGCTCGACGGGGGAGCGGACCTCCGCGCCGTGCAGGAGCTGCTCGGCCACGCGAGCCTCGGCACCACGCAGATCTACACGCACGTCTCGACCGAGCGGATCCGCGAGGCCTACCGGCTCGCTCACCCGCGCGCCTGA
- a CDS encoding phosphodiesterase, which produces MSDETTTGTRPEHPQLGHFRAADRVIAHLSDTHFLAEGAPLYGRVDTVARLEQALARLVERGGRLDAILVTGDVADRGEEDAYRRVKGVLDPVAERFGCPIVWVMGNHDERGAFRRVLLDQEPSDAPIDQVVDLGGLRLLALDSAVPGYHHGALTGEQLEALTAELATPAPLGTVLALHHPPLPTPLGAMTVLELRGMDELEEVLRGSDVRAILGGHLHYPTAATFAGVPVLVAGATSYTMDLGAPERELAGIDGAQSFSLVHVHPETVVTSLVPSATAPIATRFGTDLIETLESLDEQGRIDLWSRMPSTDG; this is translated from the coding sequence ATGAGCGACGAGACGACGACGGGGACGCGGCCGGAGCATCCGCAGCTCGGGCACTTCCGGGCCGCCGACCGGGTGATCGCGCACCTCAGCGACACGCACTTCCTCGCCGAGGGCGCCCCGCTCTACGGGCGCGTCGACACCGTCGCCCGGCTCGAGCAGGCGCTCGCACGGCTCGTCGAGCGCGGCGGCCGGCTCGACGCGATCCTCGTCACGGGAGACGTCGCCGACCGGGGTGAGGAGGACGCGTACCGGCGGGTGAAGGGTGTGCTCGATCCGGTGGCGGAGCGGTTCGGCTGCCCGATCGTCTGGGTGATGGGCAACCACGACGAGCGCGGTGCCTTCCGCCGGGTGCTCCTCGATCAGGAGCCGAGCGACGCGCCGATCGATCAGGTCGTCGACCTCGGCGGGCTGCGGCTCCTCGCGCTCGACAGTGCGGTGCCGGGGTACCACCACGGTGCGCTGACCGGCGAGCAGCTCGAGGCCCTCACCGCGGAGCTGGCGACGCCCGCCCCGCTCGGCACCGTCCTCGCGCTGCACCACCCGCCGCTGCCGACGCCGCTCGGGGCGATGACGGTGCTCGAGCTCCGCGGGATGGACGAGCTGGAGGAGGTGCTGCGCGGGTCGGACGTGCGCGCGATCCTCGGCGGGCACCTGCACTACCCGACGGCCGCGACCTTCGCGGGCGTGCCCGTCCTCGTCGCCGGAGCGACCAGCTACACGATGGATCTCGGTGCTCCGGAGCGCGAGCTGGCCGGCATCGACGGGGCGCAGAGCTTCTCGCTCGTGCACGTGCACCCCGAGACGGTCGTCACCTCGCTCGTCCCCAGCGCGACGGCGCCGATCGCGACCCGCTTCGGCACCGACCTGATCGAGACGCTCGAGAGCCTGGACGAGCAGGGCCGCATCGATCTCTGGTCGCGGATGCCGAGCACCGATGGCTGA
- the dprA gene encoding DNA-processing protein DprA — protein sequence MIAVAELFDRVELRSARRLLPEGSESDPVEALARAAWSSLAEPGDAVAGTLIERFGAGGALAQVVGSASAGDVLAEASGAGSYRLSGGPSDAARGSSGPVDVPSDPASEEEEDSDPHLGARVLAAGLARWRPRVDRALLARRLEIAQRLDAQLLVPDSDGWPPSLADLGPHSPFLLWSRGDPLALITPHRLAVVGARAATGYGEHVAADLAAGTAERGVLVVSGAAFGIDAVAHKAALGAGGRTVAFLAGGSDRLYPTAHTDLLHRIIATPGCSVVTEVPPGTTPTRWRFLQRNRLIAASTAATVVVEAGARSGSLNTAGHAAALGRPLGSVPGPVTSASSAGCHRLLREYAATCVTSATEVVELLGMSDVLATAPDARRVAARVLDVLRGEGAHETEVLAQRSGMSIPETLDMLGTCLANGFVDREADGRWRLAAR from the coding sequence ATGATCGCCGTCGCGGAGCTGTTCGACCGGGTCGAGCTGCGCTCCGCCCGCCGGCTGCTGCCCGAGGGAAGCGAGTCCGATCCGGTGGAGGCGCTCGCGCGAGCGGCCTGGTCGTCGCTCGCCGAACCGGGGGATGCGGTGGCGGGGACGCTGATCGAGCGCTTCGGCGCCGGCGGAGCGCTGGCGCAGGTGGTGGGGTCGGCGTCCGCAGGGGATGTCCTCGCGGAGGCGTCTGGAGCGGGTTCATATCGGCTCTCCGGAGGCCCCTCGGACGCTGCTCGCGGGAGCAGCGGCCCCGTCGACGTCCCGAGCGACCCGGCGAGCGAAGAGGAGGAGGATTCCGATCCGCACCTCGGCGCGAGGGTCCTCGCCGCCGGCCTGGCCCGTTGGCGCCCTCGGGTCGACCGCGCTCTGCTGGCGCGGCGACTGGAGATCGCGCAGCGCCTCGACGCACAGCTGCTGGTGCCGGACTCGGACGGTTGGCCGCCTTCACTGGCCGACCTCGGCCCGCACAGCCCGTTCCTGCTCTGGAGTCGCGGCGACCCCCTCGCCCTCATCACGCCGCACCGCCTGGCCGTGGTCGGCGCTCGAGCCGCGACCGGCTACGGCGAGCACGTCGCCGCGGACCTCGCCGCCGGAACCGCCGAGCGCGGAGTCCTCGTCGTCTCCGGGGCGGCCTTCGGCATCGACGCCGTCGCGCACAAGGCCGCCCTCGGCGCGGGTGGACGAACGGTGGCCTTCCTCGCCGGCGGCTCCGACCGTCTCTACCCGACGGCGCACACCGACCTGCTGCACCGCATCATCGCGACGCCCGGCTGCTCCGTCGTGACGGAGGTGCCACCGGGAACCACGCCGACGCGGTGGCGCTTCCTGCAACGGAACCGGCTGATCGCGGCCTCGACGGCGGCGACGGTGGTCGTCGAAGCGGGCGCCCGCTCCGGGTCGCTGAACACCGCCGGCCACGCGGCGGCTCTCGGTCGCCCGCTCGGGTCAGTGCCCGGACCGGTGACCAGCGCGTCCTCGGCCGGCTGCCATCGACTCCTCCGCGAGTACGCGGCCACGTGCGTCACCTCGGCGACCGAGGTCGTCGAGCTGCTCGGGATGAGTGACGTGCTGGCGACGGCGCCCGATGCGAGGAGGGTGGCCGCCCGAGTGCTCGACGTCCTCCGCGGCGAGGGAGCGCACGAAACGGAGGTGCTCGCTCAGCGCTCCGGGATGTCGATCCCGGAGACCCTCGACATGCTCGGCACCTGCCTCGCGAACGGGTTCGTCGACCGCGAGGCGGACGGGAGGTGGCGGCTGGCCGCGCGGTGA